In Salmo salar chromosome ssa03, Ssal_v3.1, whole genome shotgun sequence, a single genomic region encodes these proteins:
- the LOC106589965 gene encoding interferon a3-like, giving the protein MGSISFWMCLVMTICTWNKTIGCTWMRTLPRSPSMFQVFSNNIITMLQKMGHEVSRDPQITFPDKQYRQVNNFKAEEQMAFISHTLNAIKKLYSSGKYESTAWDQKGVDKFMNDLYRQTSELDQCVKSMKTRLSKSVKRVNKKMSLHFKFLKNYLKREEYSASGWEDIRTVVLAHLQRLDTTLSSQ; this is encoded by the exons ATGGGTTCAATCAGCTTTTGGATGTGCTTGGTCATGACGATTTGCACCTGGAATAAAACCATCGGATGCACGTGGATGAGGACACTGCCTCGGTCTCCGAGCATGTTCCAAGTGTTCAGCAACAACATCATAACGATGCTTCAGAAAATG GGTCATGAAGTCTCTCGAGATCCTCAGATCACTTTCCCTGACAAACAATACAGACAAGTCAATAATTTCAAG GCTGAGGAACAGATGGCCTTCATTTCGCATACTCTGAACGCTATAAAGAAATTGTACAGCAGTGGTAAATATGAGTCCACCGCCTGGGACCAGAAAGGAGTTGACAAGTTTATGAATGACCTCTATCGCCAGACCTCGGAGCTGGACCAATGC GTAAAGTCTATGAAAACTAGACTATCAAAATCTGTCAAAAGAGTGAACAAAAAGATGAGCCTTCACTTCAAGTTCCTGAAGAATTACTTGAAACGCGAG GAATACAGCGCAAGCGGCTGGGAAGACATAAGGACAGTGGTGCTGGCACACCTACAAAGACTAGACACAACATTAAGTAGCCAATGA
- the ifna1 gene encoding interferon alpha 1 precursor has translation MYTVQSWTCICLIICSMQSVCHCCDWIRHHYGHLSSEYLSLLDQMGGDITKQDAPVFFPTSLYRHIDDAEVEDQVRFLKETIYQITKLFDGNMKSVTWDKKKLDDFLNILERQLENLKSCVSPAMKPEKRLKRYFKKLNKNVLRKMNYSAQAWELIRKETKRHLQRLDILAAQMY, from the exons ATGTATACAGTGCAGAGTTGGACGTGTATTTGTCTTATTATTTGCAGTATGCAGAGCGTGTGTCATTGCTGTGACTGGATCCGACACCACTACGGTCACTTGAGCTCAGAATACCTTTCCCTGCTGGACCAGATG GGAGGAGATATCACAAAGCAGGATGCCCCAGTCTTTTTCCCAACATCCCTTTACAGACACATAGATGATGCCGAG GTTGAGGACCAAGTCAGATTCCTGAAAGAGACCATCTATCAAATCACAAAACTGTTTGATGGGAATATGAAATCTGTCACCTGGGACAAGAAAAAGCTggacgatttcctcaacattctAGAACGCCAATTGGAGAACCTTAAATCCTGT GTATCACCTGCCATGAAACCTGAGAAGAGACTGAAACGCTACTTCAAGAAGTTGAATAAGAATGTTCTGAGAAAAATG AACTACAGTGCACAGGCATGGGAGCTCATCAGGAAAGAGACAAAACGTCATCTGCAAAGATTGGATATCCTTGCAGCACAGATGTACTGA
- the ifna1 gene encoding interferon alpha 1 isoform X1 — MQSVCHCCDWIRHHYGHLSSEYLSLLDQMGGDITKQDAPVFFPTSLYRHIDDAEVEDQVRFLKETIYQITKLFDGNMKSVTWDKKKLDDFLNILERQLENLKSCVSPAMKPEKRLKRYFKKLNKNVLRKMNYSAQAWELIRKETKRHLQRLDILAAQMY, encoded by the exons ATGCAGAGCGTGTGTCATTGCTGTGACTGGATCCGACACCACTACGGTCACTTGAGCTCAGAATACCTTTCCCTGCTGGACCAGATG GGAGGAGATATCACAAAGCAGGATGCCCCAGTCTTTTTCCCAACATCCCTTTACAGACACATAGATGATGCCGAG GTTGAGGACCAAGTCAGATTCCTGAAAGAGACCATCTATCAAATCACAAAACTGTTTGATGGGAATATGAAATCTGTCACCTGGGACAAGAAAAAGCTggacgatttcctcaacattctAGAACGCCAATTGGAGAACCTTAAATCCTGT GTATCACCTGCCATGAAACCTGAGAAGAGACTGAAACGCTACTTCAAGAAGTTGAATAAGAATGTTCTGAGAAAAATG AACTACAGTGCACAGGCATGGGAGCTCATCAGGAAAGAGACAAAACGTCATCTGCAAAGATTGGATATCCTTGCAGCACAGATGTACTGA